In Nicotiana tabacum cultivar K326 chromosome 17, ASM71507v2, whole genome shotgun sequence, one DNA window encodes the following:
- the LOC107764048 gene encoding homoarginine-6-hydroxylase 2-ODD-C23.1-like, which yields MATEFKSIPLIDISPLLQKWDELHESQNESIAEVVKKLDEACKNEGFFYVTGHGIPLPFMEEIRRITRKYFDQPSEDKLNFKLSASTGYRGYQAIHENITTGIPDMQEAIDFYREIKEGMYGDLGEVLQGPNLWPSFPPDFKQLMEFYINQCTDISRNILRGISLALAGSAKEIESKISKDPFWVLRTIGYPPSPSSDGQDNARSTIGCGAHTDYGLLTLLNQDDDILALEVKNKSGEWIPASPIKGTFICNVGDMLKILSNGLYESTLHRVINSSGKYRVCVAYFYEPNFDAEVEPLDVCVQNMGGIKKFEGACYGKHLVNKVTNNFVME from the exons ATGGCTACGGAATTTAAGTCTATCCCTCTAATAG ACATAAGTCCGCTTCTACAGAAGTGGGATGAACTACACGAATCGCAAAATGAAAGTATAGCTGAAGTGGTGAAAAAACTAGATGAGGCATGCAAAAACGAAGGCTTTTTTTACGTG aCCGGCCATGGTATCCCGCTTCCTTTCATGGAAGAGATAAGGAGAATCACACGTAAATACTTTGATCAACCTTCTGAAGATAAACTGAATTTTAAACTTTCTGCCTCAACTGGCTACAG AGGTTACCAAGCAATCCATGAGAATATAACTACAGGCATCCCTGATATGCAAGAAGCCATTGAT TTCtatagagaaataaaagaagggaTGTATGGAGATCTGGGAGAAGTTTTGCAAGGTCCTAACTTATG GCCAAGTTTCCCACCAGATTTCAAACAGTTGATGGAGTTTTATATTAACCAGTGCACAG ATATATCCCGTAACATTTTGAGGGGTATTTCCCTAGCGTTAGCGGGATCGGCAAAAGAAATAGAGAGCAAAATAAGCAAAGATCCATTCTGGGTCTTAAGAACAATTGGTTACCCTCCTTCACCATCGTCAGATGGACAAGATAACGCTAGGAGCACAATTGGTTG TGGAGCTCACACTGATTATG GATTGCTGACCTTACTTAACCAGGACGATGACATCCTTGCCCTTGAG GTAAAGAACAAATCTGGTGAATGGATCCCTGCCTCCCCCATAAAAGGAACATTTATATGTAACGTCGGTGATATGCTCAAG ATTTTATCCAATGGGCTATATGAGTCCACACTCCATAGAGTCATCAACAGCTCTGGCAAATACCGTGTTTGTGTGGCTTATTTTTATGAG CCTAACTTTGACGCGGAAGTAGAACCCTTGGATGTGTGTGTGCAGAACATGGGTGGGATCAAGAAGTTTGAAGGTGCTTGTTATGGCAAACATTTGGTCAATAAAGTGACCAACAACTTCGTGATGGAGTAG